Below is a genomic region from Myxococcota bacterium.
CGGTGGCGGTATGCCTGGCGGCATGCCGGGCGGAATGCCCGGTGGTATGCCCGGAATGATGTAGCTCCGCGTCCGCTCCGCGGACGCTGCGCGCCGAGCGGGCGGTGGCGGTCACACGGGGAAACCCGAGGCCGCGCCGCCCGGGTCCGGCTTGCTCGGCTGGGACGCGGTGCTCGATCGCACCGACTCAGCCCTCGGCCCCCGAGGAAGAGAAAGCCTGGAAACGAGAGAGCCCCGGAGCTGACGCTCCGGGGCTCTTTTGCGTTCGCTTCGCGAACGCCGGAGCTCCGCTCCGGTCAGCCGACCTGCGAGCGAGCGTTCGCGATATCGGCGTCCATCAGCGTCTTGCGCTTGTTCTCTTCCGCGGACTGGTTCGCGGCGCGCGCCAACCGACCGAGGTACTCCTCGGCCGCTTCTACGGCCTTGTCCAGCGCGGAACCCGACACACGCATTCCGCCAGCGTGCTCGCTGAGCACTCGCTTCACCACAGCCTTGGGCAGACTCATAACCCCCTCCTGCGATCGCCCCTGCGGGGCATGGGATCGGAACCTCTCCGGGAGCAACTTAGCGCAGGGGCGACCGACGGGAACGCGTGACGAAGGCGGCCACCCGGGCGGCCAGATGGGGCCCGTCGTGGTCGACGGGCACCACGTGGCCCGAGTTCCCGAGCCAGCAGAGCTCGCGCTCGGGCGAGCCGACCGTCCGGGCGATGGTCCGGGCATCGTCGGGGTGGGCCGTGTAGTCGAGCCGGCCGTGGGCCACGAGAATCGGCGCCTGGATCTGGGCGAGCAGCGGCCGCACGCGCTGCTGGAGCTTGACCAGCTCGTGGACCCCCGCCATCGGCATCACCGGCATGCTCGGGTGAACGGCCCGTGCGACGGGGTCTCGGATGTCCGAGCCGCGCCGCTTTCGCAGATAGGGCAGGAGCCGCTTCACCACGGGGATCAGGGGCACGAGCCGGGTGTGGAACTGCAGGGGCGTGCCCACTGCGACGACCGCATCCACGTCCGGCTCCTCCGCCGCCAGGCAGAGCGAGAGCAGACCGCCGAGCGAGAGGCCGAGCACGAACACCCGCTCGTGTTCGGCGCGGAGGGCCCGATAGCGCGCCCGGGCGGCCTCGAGCCACGCCTCATAGGGGATCTCGGCCAGGGCCTCGGGTTCCCCGCCATGGCCCGGCAGGCAGGGGCCAACCGCGCGCACGCCGTGCTCCGCCAGCGCCTCACCGAGCCGACGCACTTCATAGGGCGTACCGGTCAGGCCATGCAGACACAGGGCGGCGTCGCGGCCCGATCCCAGATCGAAGGCCCGCGCGTCGACGGCGGGCGGATCTTCGGCGCTCACCCGCGCGCTGCCTCCTCCACGACCCGCACCACCTCGCGGAGCGGAACGTCGTGCTTGCGCGCCGCGCGGATGCAGTCGTCGATCTCGGCCGACACGCTCTCCCTGCCGTCGGGATCCCAGACCACCTTCACGCCGATCCTCCCGTAGGGCGTATCGACGCGACGCGATTCGCGCCGGAGCACGATCCGGTCGACCTCCGACACCCGCACCCCGAGCGCCGTGGATTCGGCGAACAGGATCCGGGCCAGGGCGACGCGGTCCGAGGGGCGTCCCAGCACGCGCACCAGGATGCCGGGCCGGTTCTTCTTCATCTGAAGCGGCTGCAGCGCGACGTCGAGCGCACCGGCTTCGAACAGACGCTCCATCAAGAAGGCGAAGTGCTCGGGCACCAGATCGTCGAGGTTCGTCTCGAGACACACCACGCGATCCCGCTCGGTTCCCTGCGCGCTTCCCATCACCGCGCGCAGCACGTTGGGCATGCCGTGCGAGCGATCGTTGCCGGCGCCGTAGCCGATCGCCTCGACGGTCATGGCCGGCAGGGGTCCGTACTCGTCGACGATCGTGCGCAGGATCGCAGCGCCCGTCGGGGTGACCGTCTCCCACTCGGTATGGGCGGGCACCGTCGGGACGCCGCGCAGCAGCTCGAGCGTGGCCGGGGCCGGCAAGGGAAGCCGTCCGTGGTCGGTCTCGACCGTCCCCTCGCCGAGCGCGACGGGGGTGGCGCTCACCCGTTCGATCCCGAGACGCGCCAACCCGATCGCCGCACCCGTCACATCGACGATTGCATCGACGGCGCCGACCTCGTGGAAGTGGACGCGCTCGAGGGGCAACCCGTGCACTCGGGCCTCGGCTTCGCCGAGGGCGGTGAAGATCGCGATCGCACGGGCGCGCACGTCCGCGTCGAGGCGTGCGCCCTCGAGCAGCTTCACGATCTCGCGATAGCTCCGTCCGTGGCTGTGGGCGTGGTGGCCGTGATGGTGGTGGTGATCGTCGTGGGCGGCCGCTCTCGCCTTCGCAGGCTTCCGCGGCGCCTGATGGGTGTCACGCCCGGAGCGGGCCCCAGGAACCCGGACGTCGACGTACTTCGCCGCCAAGGCACCGCGCTGCACCTTCTTCACGACCAGCTTGTGGGCGACGCCGAGACCCGCCAGGTCTTCCACCAACGCGCTCCGCGACAACCCCAGGTCGAGCAAGGCCCCGAGGAACATGTTGCCGGCGATGCCCGAGAAGGTGTCGAGGTGCAGGACGCTCCCGCCGCTGGACGCGCTCGATCCCCCCGAAGAGGACTTCCGCTTCGACGCTCGCGCCGAGCGCCCGGCGGCGTTCCCCCGACTGCTGGTGCCGCCTCCAGCGCGCGTGCGCGAACTAGAGCCGGTTGATGAGCGTCGCGACATAGGCAGCGCCGAACCCGTTGTCGATGTTCACCGTCGTCACGTTGGACGCGCAGCTCGTCAGCATGCCGAGCAGGGCGGCGAGCCCGTCGAAGGCGGCGCCGTATCCGACGCTGGTGGGAACCGCGATCACCGGCTTGGCGACCAGGCCACCGACGACCGAGGGCAGCGCCCCTTCCATTCCCGCCACGACGATCAGGACCCGGGCCGAGCGCAGCGTGTCACTCGCCGCGAGCAGCCGGTGCAGGCCCGCGACGCCCACGTCGACCAGCAGGTCGACCTTGTTCCCGAAGTGGCGGGCCACCTGGGCGGCCTCGCGCGCCACGGGCAGGTCGGCGGTGCCGGCCGCGACGACGGCGATCGTGCCCTTCCCGATCGGCGCCACCTCTGCGGGCCCGACCCAGAAGGTGCGTGCCACGGGCTCGTAGAAACCCATCCCGAGGCGCTCCTGCACCTCTTCGGCGGGACCGGCCTCGAGGCGCGTGACGAGCACGTCCTGCCCCTGCCCCCGCAGCGCCTGCACGATGTCATGGATCTGCTGGGGGGTCTTGCCGGGCGCGAACACCACCTCGGGCAATCCCGCGCGCAGCGCGCGATGGGTGTCCACTCGCGCGTCGGCCACGTCGACGAAGGGGAGCCGCGCCAGTTCCTCGAGGGCGGCCTCCGTCTCGATCTCGCCTTCGCGTACGCGTTCGAGCAGCGCTCGCAGCTGGTCCGGATTCACGTCACGACCTTCGGCATCGCCGGCAACGTATCAGACGCAGCCGAGGGCAGCGAAGCGTCGCTAGCGCGCGGCCTCGAGCTTCTCGATGTCCGGCAGGAAGACGTGCATCGCACGGAACTCACCGGCGCGATCGAAGATCTCGCTCTCGATGTAGAGCGGGGCCGGCGGCCGATGTCGGGGAGACATACGCGCCTGGAGCGCGGTCTCCGCGTCCTGGACGACGAGCTCGGGCAATCCCGGCAGGATCGTCATGCCCAGCGTATCCGCGATCGCCGAGACGGTTTGCGAGGCCAGGATGTTCCCGAACTCGGAGAGGGCCGAAGCCACCATCTCGGCCGGCGGGTCCTCGGCGCCGCACAAGAGCGAAACGACCGACCGGCGCGTCGTCGCCGGCAGGAACACCACGACCATCCCGGCCATCCCGCCGGAGATCTCGCAGAAGATGCCCGTCTCCCAATCGCCCCGCTTCCGGAAGCGATCCGGACCATGCACGAGCGGCACGCGGGTGAGCATGGTGCGACCGGCCAACCGGGCGAAGGCCGAGGCCGCCCAGCTGGCGCCGATGTGGGCCAGCTCCCGCAGCCGATCGATCTCGGCCTCGTCGATGCCGTCGAACGCCGTCGTCATGCGATTTGATTCGGATCGACCAGGAACATCGGCCGTCCGTCTCCCAGGATGGTGAGTCCCGCGAGCCCGCGCGCGCCGCGCAAGAGCTCGGGGACGGGCTTCACGTAGATCTGCTGTTGGCCGCTCACCCGCTCGGCAGAGAAGGCGACGCGTTCGCCGCGCACTTCGGTCAACACCAGGTGGGTCAGGTCGCCCGCGCTCCCGGCGCGCTGGGCAATGTGATCGCCTAGATCCAGGACCGGCACGAGTTCGTCTTCGAGCAGCGCAAAGGCGTCGGCCCCGCTGCGCTCGATGCTCTCCGTCGGACATTCCTCGATGCGCTCGACCTTGGCGATCGGGAACGCGACGGTCTCGGCCCCGACGCCGAGGAGCAACACCCGCTGCACCGCGGCGGCGATCGGCACCACGAGGGTCGTGGCGGTGCCGCGCCCGCGCTCGGTCGCGATCTCGACGGATCCGCCGAGCGACTCGAGGGCAGCGCGCACGGCGTCCATGCCGACGCCGCGTCCGGAAATCTCGGAGATCTCGCGCGCTGTCGACAGGCCGGGCTCGAAGACCAGGGCTGCGATCTGAGACGGCGCCAGGTCGTCGGCGAGGTCGGGGTGCACGACGCCGGCCGCCGTCGCGCGCTCGCGCACGGCGTCCAGGTCGATGCCCGATCCATCGTCGGAAATCGTGATGCGGATCGAATCCTTCTCGCGGCGCGCCTCGATCTGGATGCGCCCCACCGGCGGCTTGCCGCCGGACTCGCGGTCTTCCGGGCGCTCGATACCGTGGTCCACCGCGTTGCGCAGCAGGTGGACGAGCGGATCGGAGAGGGCGTCGAGGATCGAGCGGTCCAGTTCGAGTTCGGAACCGCGGATCTCGACCTCGACGCGAACTCCCGCGCGTTCGGCCACATCGCGCGCCGTGCGGGGCAGCGGATCGAGGATCCGGGACAGGGGCGTAGTCCGCAGCTCGAGGGCGCGGCGCTGGAGCTCGCCCACGACGCGATCCATCCGGTCGAGGCCTTCGGAGACGCCACCGCCCTGGTGGGTGTCGGCCTCGGCGCTCGTGCGGACCTGGCTCGTCGAGAGGATCACCTCTCCGACCGTCGACAGGAAGCGGTCGAGGGTGGCCGTGTTCACGCGGACCGTCGGCGGCGGCCGCGAAGCGTCGAAGCCGCTCGGCGGAGCAGGCCGTTCGCGCGTGGGCGGCGCCTCGCGGGTCGACACCGGCGCGGGGGTCGCCAGCGCCGGTTCGTCGAGGGCCGCCAGCAGGGCCGGGTCGGCAGGCCCGGGTTCGCCGTCGTCCTTCACCGAATCGACCATGCCCTCGAGCGCCGTCAGCCCCCGGAACAAGAGCGAGAGCTCCTCCGGCGGGCCCACCACTCCAGCCTCGCGGATCACCTGCATGCGATCCTCGAGCTTGTGTGCAACGGCCGTGATCTGGTCGTAGCCGAGGGAGGCGGCCATTCCCTTGATCGAGTGGGCCATGCGAAAGACGGTGTCGATCGCTTCCGCACTCCGTGGGTCCTTCTCGAGTTCGAGCAAGGCTCGACTCATCTCGGCGAAGTGCTCCGTCGACTCCTCGATGAAGATCGTCCGGTACTTCGCGAGGTCCACGATCAGTCGCCCTTCTCGAGCACCTTGTTCAGGGTCGCGATCACCGACTCGGGCTTGAAGGGCTTCACGATGAAGTCCTTCGCGCCGGCCTGGAGCGCTTCCTGCACGAGCGTCTCTTGACCGAGCGCGCTGCACATGACCACGCACGCATTCGCGTCGACGCTGATGATGCCCTTCACGGCATCGATGCCCGACCGGCGCGGCATGACGATGTCCATCGTCACCACGTCCGGATGGAGGCGCTTCCACTCCTCCACGGCCTCGTCGCCGTCGGATGCTTCGCCCACGACCTCGTGTCCTTCCGCTTCGACGATCTCGCGGATCATCTGTCGCATGAAGGACGCGTCATCTGCTACCAGCACTCGCGCCATCGTTCGTACCCCCGTCTTTCACTCACCCCGAGCGAGTGAGTCTTCGATCACTTTCTTCGCGCGCGCCACCAGACGCGCGGGATCCAGGATGTGTGCCAAGCGCCCATCCATCGGGCGCTTCTCGACCACCGGGTCCTGTCCGCGACCCGCGGTGCAGGTGCCGTCGACCAGGCCGAGGACACGGTCCACCGAGAGCCCCAGGCAGGGGATTCCCGCCGGGCGATCGCTGATCACGAGCAGGTGCTCGCCGTCCGCGGGCGTGCCGCGCGTCGGCTCGAGCAGGCAGCCGCGATTCACCACGGGCAGTGCGTCGCCGCGGTAGTTCACCACGCCGGCGACGTCGCGCGGCAGGGTGGGAATGCACGCGACTTCACCGAACTCGGCGACCTCGTGAACCCCCTCGATCGGCAGCGCGAAGAGCGATGCCCCGATCTCGAAGGTCAGCAGGCGATCCTGGATGAGCGCGCTCATGAGGCGCCTCCGCCCGTGTCGAAGCGGTGGAGTACCTCGCGCAGCTCCTCGGCCAGGCCCGTCAGCGACTGGCTCGCGTCGACCATCTGCGACATCGAGTCGACCTGACCGTGGGCCGTCCCGGCCACGCCCTCGATCGCCTCGGCGTTGCGCACCGCGACGCGCCCGATCTGCTCCATCGACTCGACCATGCGCTGGACGTCCATCGCCTGGGTGTCCGCGCCCTCGAAGATCTCCTCGGCGCGGCGCGCGGCCTCACCGACGGCCGAGCGGATCTGCTCGAGCGAGGCCGCCACGGTGTCGACGTCCTCGCGGCCCTCGCCGACGACCACGCTCGATTCGCGCATGCCTTCGGCCACCTCGTTGGTGTCCGACTCGATCTCGTGAATGAGCTTCGCGATCTCCTCGGCGCTGCGGCCGGCGTTCTCGGCGAGCTTGCGAATCTCGTCGGCGACCACCGAGAAGCCACGGCCGGCCTCACCGGCGCGTGCCGCCTCGATCGACGCGTTCAGCGACAGCAGGTTCGTCCGCTGGGCGACGCTCGTGATGATCTCGGTGATCTGGTGCACGTGGCGCGTCTTCGCCTCGAGCTCGAACACCCGTGCCACGGCGTGCTCCACGCGCTCGAAGACCGTGCGCATCTTCTCGATGGCGAGACGGGCGACGTCGACACCCGACCCGGCCTTCTGGTTCGCCTCGGCGGCGAAGCCGAAGGCCTCGCGCGCGCGCGACGCATTGAGTTCGATGGCCGACGCGATCTCCTGCACGAGTCGCGTGGTGTCGCCCAGCCGGCGCTGCTGCTCGGCGACGTCGCTGGCCAGCGCCGCTACCGCCGAGGTGATGCCTTCGTGTCCGCCGGAGAGCGCTTCCGCCGTGCGGCGCAGCTCCACCGAGGAGTGTTCCACGCGGCGCGCGGTCGTCTTCACGCCGTCCACCAGCTCGCGCAGGCTCGCCGTCATGCCCTGCAGGCCACAGGCGAGATCCCAGGTCTCGTCCGGAAAGCGCGGCGGCGCGCCGACGTCGCGGAGCGGACGCAGGTCGCCGCGGCTGATCTGATCACTCGCCGAGCGCAGCGCCGAGAACGAGTGCGAAAGCGAGCGCGACCAGAAGTACCCGAGCACGCCACCGACACCGAGCGCCACGAAGGGCGCGAGCCACGGGGCCACGTGCACACCACTGCGGGTCAACACGAGAGGCAACCCGACCACGGCGGCGCCCACGATCAGCGCGCCCACTACGAACTTGTGCGTGAGTGCAACTCTCACGCAGGGACTATCGGTGGATTGGCCGGGGTTCTTGATCGTCGGAGCGGCGCAAAACCTACGGGAACCGGCAACTTAGGCGCAGTTCCCCCGACCCGGCGGGCAGACTCAGGCGGGCCCCCGACGCCCGCGGAAATGGCGCCAGCCGCGCCCCTGCGAAGCGACGGGCGGGCCGGCGGCGACGCACCCGAGCTCGGTGACCCGCACCCCCAGGCGCCGCGCGAGCTGCGCCTCGCTCGGGCCGTCTGGAGCCATCGCGAAGAGCAGCTCGTAGTCCTCGCCTCCGGCCGCGGCGAGACGGCCGGGTTCGACGCCCAGCCGGCGACAGCGCGCATTGAAACCGTGTTGGCGGGGGAGCCGGTCCAGGTCGATCGGACAATTCCGCTCGGGACCGATCAGGTGTCCGAGATCCGCCAAGAGGCCGTCGGAAACGTCGACGCAACCGCGCACACCGGGTATGCGCGCGAGCCGGCGCCCCGCTTCGAGGCGGGGCGTCGGCACCCAGCGCAGGGGCCGACCGCTCGACGCAGCGACGCGCCGGGAGAGCGCCGCGTTTCCCAGCGTGCCCGTCACGAAGACGCGATCCCCTACCCGCGCCCACCGCAGCAGCGCGCGTCCGCGTGACACGGCGCCTAGCACGGTCAAATGAAGACTCGTCTCCCGGGCCCGCGTGAGGTTGCCGCCCACGAGCGGACACCGGGTCGCCCGGGCCATCGCGAGCAGTCCGGCGGTCAAACCATCGAAGCGCGCAAGGGACAGGCCCGGCGGCGCGGCGAACGACCAGGTGAAGCCGCGTGGTGCGGCGCCCATCGCGGCGAGATCCGAGAGCGCGGCCGCGAGCGCCGTCTGCCCGACCACCCGCGGAGGATCGGTCTCCCAGCGAAAGTGCACACCCTCGACGCGGCTGTCGGTGGAGACGACGTCGTCCGCACCGGCCCGCGGCCGCAAGACGGCCGCATCGTCGCCGATCCCGCGCACCACGCCCGTCGCACGCTGGCGTCTTGCCACGCGCGCGATGCGCTCGATCAGCTCGAACTCTCCCAGATCCCGCAGCTGCGTGGCTCGTGCCACCCCGCCCTCCACTCGCGTGGGGCGAGGCTAGCCCGACCCTGTGCGAGCGGCCTCAGCGCGACTTGGCGGTCGCGACCGGCGAAGGCGACGTCCCGGCGCGCGAGCGCCGACGCTTCTTGCCCGAGGGTCCGGGCATCCGCTCGAGCGTCGCGGCCAACACCTCGTCCATGTCCTCGACCGGAATGAACTCGATCTTCTTCTTCAGGTCGCGCGGGATGTCGGAGAGGTCCTGCATGTTCTTCTTCGGCAGGACGACCCGATGGATGCCCGCGCGGAGCGCCGCGAGCGCCTTCTCGCGTACGCCGCCGATCGGCAGGACGCGACCGCGCAGGGTCACTTCGCCGGTCATTGCGGTGTCCGCGCGCACCGGGATGCGGGTGGCGAGCGAGATGATCGCCGTCGCGATCGCGATGCCCGCGGACGGGCCGTCCTTCGGGATCGCACCCGCCGGCACGTGCACGTGCACTTCGTGGCGACCGAACATGGCCGCGTCGAAGCCGAGATCCGCCCCGCGCCCGCGCGCCCAGGTGAGCGCCGCGGCACCGGACTCCTTCATCACGTCGCCCAGCTGACCGGTGAGCACCATGCCCTTCCCCGGCGTCATCGTCGACTCCAGGGTCAGCACCTCGCCGCCGCTCTCGGTCCAGGCCAGGCCGTTCGCGAGCCCGATCTCGCCGGGCCCCTCGGGCTTCTCCGAGAGGAACGGCGGGGGCCCGAGCAGGCGCTCGAGGCTCTTCTTGTTCACCGTCTGGGGGCGCGTGTTGCCCTCGGCGGTCCGCCGCGCCGTCTTCCGACACAGGGCGGCGATCCGGCGGTCGAGGTCGCGAACGCCGGCCTCGCGGGTGTAGTCGGTCACCAGGTCGAGCAGGCTGCCGCGCGTCCAGCGCAGACTGTCTTCGCCGAGCCCATGCTCGCGCAACTGGTGCGGCACCAGATACGAACGCGCGATCTCGACCTTCTCCTCCGGCGTGTAGCCGGCGATGCGGATCACTTCCATGCGGTCGCGCAGTGGGCCCGGGATCGAGTCGATCATGTTGGCCGTCGCGATGAACAGCACCTTCGAGAGGTCGAAGGGAACGTTCAGATA
It encodes:
- the thiL gene encoding thiamine-phosphate kinase, whose protein sequence is MARATQLRDLGEFELIERIARVARRQRATGVVRGIGDDAAVLRPRAGADDVVSTDSRVEGVHFRWETDPPRVVGQTALAAALSDLAAMGAAPRGFTWSFAAPPGLSLARFDGLTAGLLAMARATRCPLVGGNLTRARETSLHLTVLGAVSRGRALLRWARVGDRVFVTGTLGNAALSRRVAASSGRPLRWVPTPRLEAGRRLARIPGVRGCVDVSDGLLADLGHLIGPERNCPIDLDRLPRQHGFNARCRRLGVEPGRLAAAGGEDYELLFAMAPDGPSEAQLARRLGVRVTELGCVAAGPPVASQGRGWRHFRGRRGPA
- a CDS encoding chemotaxis protein CheC, with amino-acid sequence MTTAFDGIDEAEIDRLRELAHIGASWAASAFARLAGRTMLTRVPLVHGPDRFRKRGDWETGIFCEISGGMAGMVVVFLPATTRRSVVSLLCGAEDPPAEMVASALSEFGNILASQTVSAIADTLGMTILPGLPELVVQDAETALQARMSPRHRPPAPLYIESEIFDRAGEFRAMHVFLPDIEKLEAAR
- the larB gene encoding nickel pincer cofactor biosynthesis protein LarB — translated: MNPDQLRALLERVREGEIETEAALEELARLPFVDVADARVDTHRALRAGLPEVVFAPGKTPQQIHDIVQALRGQGQDVLVTRLEAGPAEEVQERLGMGFYEPVARTFWVGPAEVAPIGKGTIAVVAAGTADLPVAREAAQVARHFGNKVDLLVDVGVAGLHRLLAASDTLRSARVLIVVAGMEGALPSVVGGLVAKPVIAVPTSVGYGAAFDGLAALLGMLTSCASNVTTVNIDNGFGAAYVATLINRL
- a CDS encoding chemotaxis protein CheW, yielding MSALIQDRLLTFEIGASLFALPIEGVHEVAEFGEVACIPTLPRDVAGVVNYRGDALPVVNRGCLLEPTRGTPADGEHLLVISDRPAGIPCLGLSVDRVLGLVDGTCTAGRGQDPVVEKRPMDGRLAHILDPARLVARAKKVIEDSLARGE
- the larC gene encoding nickel pincer cofactor biosynthesis protein LarC, with the translated sequence MSRRSSTGSSSRTRAGGGTSSRGNAAGRSARASKRKSSSGGSSASSGGSVLHLDTFSGIAGNMFLGALLDLGLSRSALVEDLAGLGVAHKLVVKKVQRGALAAKYVDVRVPGARSGRDTHQAPRKPAKARAAAHDDHHHHHGHHAHSHGRSYREIVKLLEGARLDADVRARAIAIFTALGEAEARVHGLPLERVHFHEVGAVDAIVDVTGAAIGLARLGIERVSATPVALGEGTVETDHGRLPLPAPATLELLRGVPTVPAHTEWETVTPTGAAILRTIVDEYGPLPAMTVEAIGYGAGNDRSHGMPNVLRAVMGSAQGTERDRVVCLETNLDDLVPEHFAFLMERLFEAGALDVALQPLQMKKNRPGILVRVLGRPSDRVALARILFAESTALGVRVSEVDRIVLRRESRRVDTPYGRIGVKVVWDPDGRESVSAEIDDCIRAARKHDVPLREVVRVVEEAARG
- a CDS encoding response regulator yields the protein MARVLVADDASFMRQMIREIVEAEGHEVVGEASDGDEAVEEWKRLHPDVVTMDIVMPRRSGIDAVKGIISVDANACVVMCSALGQETLVQEALQAGAKDFIVKPFKPESVIATLNKVLEKGD
- a CDS encoding alpha/beta fold hydrolase — translated: MSAEDPPAVDARAFDLGSGRDAALCLHGLTGTPYEVRRLGEALAEHGVRAVGPCLPGHGGEPEALAEIPYEAWLEAARARYRALRAEHERVFVLGLSLGGLLSLCLAAEEPDVDAVVAVGTPLQFHTRLVPLIPVVKRLLPYLRKRRGSDIRDPVARAVHPSMPVMPMAGVHELVKLQQRVRPLLAQIQAPILVAHGRLDYTAHPDDARTIARTVGSPERELCWLGNSGHVVPVDHDGPHLAARVAAFVTRSRRSPLR
- a CDS encoding chemotaxis protein CheA; translated protein: MDLAKYRTIFIEESTEHFAEMSRALLELEKDPRSAEAIDTVFRMAHSIKGMAASLGYDQITAVAHKLEDRMQVIREAGVVGPPEELSLLFRGLTALEGMVDSVKDDGEPGPADPALLAALDEPALATPAPVSTREAPPTRERPAPPSGFDASRPPPTVRVNTATLDRFLSTVGEVILSTSQVRTSAEADTHQGGGVSEGLDRMDRVVGELQRRALELRTTPLSRILDPLPRTARDVAERAGVRVEVEIRGSELELDRSILDALSDPLVHLLRNAVDHGIERPEDRESGGKPPVGRIQIEARREKDSIRITISDDGSGIDLDAVRERATAAGVVHPDLADDLAPSQIAALVFEPGLSTAREISEISGRGVGMDAVRAALESLGGSVEIATERGRGTATTLVVPIAAAVQRVLLLGVGAETVAFPIAKVERIEECPTESIERSGADAFALLEDELVPVLDLGDHIAQRAGSAGDLTHLVLTEVRGERVAFSAERVSGQQQIYVKPVPELLRGARGLAGLTILGDGRPMFLVDPNQIA
- a CDS encoding methyl-accepting chemotaxis protein; the encoded protein is MRVALTHKFVVGALIVGAAVVGLPLVLTRSGVHVAPWLAPFVALGVGGVLGYFWSRSLSHSFSALRSASDQISRGDLRPLRDVGAPPRFPDETWDLACGLQGMTASLRELVDGVKTTARRVEHSSVELRRTAEALSGGHEGITSAVAALASDVAEQQRRLGDTTRLVQEIASAIELNASRAREAFGFAAEANQKAGSGVDVARLAIEKMRTVFERVEHAVARVFELEAKTRHVHQITEIITSVAQRTNLLSLNASIEAARAGEAGRGFSVVADEIRKLAENAGRSAEEIAKLIHEIESDTNEVAEGMRESSVVVGEGREDVDTVAASLEQIRSAVGEAARRAEEIFEGADTQAMDVQRMVESMEQIGRVAVRNAEAIEGVAGTAHGQVDSMSQMVDASQSLTGLAEELREVLHRFDTGGGAS
- a CDS encoding histone-like protein, which gives rise to MSLPKAVVKRVLSEHAGGMRVSGSALDKAVEAAEEYLGRLARAANQSAEENKRKTLMDADIANARSQVG